Proteins from a genomic interval of Microcoleus sp. bin38.metabat.b11b12b14.051:
- a CDS encoding LysR family transcriptional regulator, whose product MQTFVRAIELKSFSAVAREQQTTQPTISKQIAALEKYLGVQLLTRSTTNLSLTEEGKRYYQYCQQILETVAEAEACLKEKERATGILRLGCPVLFGQMQIVPRLKAFMKRYPDVKIDLMMADHFVDIVENGLDLLIRIGNHLDSSLISHRIGTTRRVTVATTAYFEQAGEPQIPDDLVDHDCIVYTHLSTGNEWHFLGTDGTIKVRVGGCFQTNSSVAIRSAVLSGLGIAVAPVWMFGDEIYRGELKIVLQDYQPTPLPIYAVYRRSRFYPAKIMSFIDFLAEEFKLDAWV is encoded by the coding sequence ATGCAGACTTTCGTTCGGGCGATCGAACTGAAGAGTTTTTCTGCGGTAGCGCGGGAACAACAGACGACGCAACCCACCATTAGCAAGCAAATCGCCGCTCTAGAAAAATATCTGGGGGTACAATTACTCACTCGTTCAACTACCAACTTGAGTTTGACCGAGGAGGGCAAAAGATACTATCAATACTGTCAGCAGATTTTGGAAACCGTGGCCGAAGCGGAGGCTTGTTTAAAAGAGAAAGAACGAGCAACAGGCATTTTACGATTGGGCTGTCCTGTGCTGTTTGGGCAAATGCAGATTGTCCCTCGTTTAAAAGCTTTTATGAAACGCTATCCCGATGTCAAGATCGATCTGATGATGGCGGATCATTTTGTGGACATTGTAGAGAATGGTTTAGACCTTTTGATCCGCATTGGCAATCATCTGGATAGTTCCTTGATTAGCCATCGCATTGGCACGACGCGCCGTGTCACAGTGGCAACAACAGCCTATTTTGAGCAAGCGGGAGAGCCCCAAATACCGGATGATTTAGTGGATCATGATTGTATTGTTTATACCCATCTTTCTACGGGGAATGAGTGGCATTTTTTAGGAACAGATGGCACGATTAAGGTGCGGGTTGGGGGCTGTTTTCAAACTAATAGTTCTGTTGCTATTCGATCGGCAGTGTTATCGGGTTTGGGTATTGCTGTCGCGCCAGTGTGGATGTTTGGTGATGAGATTTACCGGGGCGAACTCAAGATTGTATTGCAGGATTATCAGCCGACTCCGTTGCCAATTTATGCGGTGTATCGTCGCAGCCGCTTTTATCCGGCAAAAATAATGAGTTTTATTGATTTTTTAGCGGAAGAGTTTAAGCTCGATGCCTGGGTTTGA